The Populus trichocarpa isolate Nisqually-1 chromosome 11, P.trichocarpa_v4.1, whole genome shotgun sequence genome has a segment encoding these proteins:
- the LOC7460843 gene encoding NAC transcription factor 56, giving the protein MESTDSSTGGAGGGGGGSQQPNLPPGFRFHPTDEELVVHYLKKKTTSAPLPMAIIAEVDLYKFDPWELPAKATFGEQEWYFFSPRDRKYPNGTRPNRAATSGYWKATGTDKPILTLGGTQKVGVKKALVFYGGKPPKGIKTNWIMHEYRLADNKVKNKPPGCDLGNKKNSLRLDDWVLCRIYKKNNTHRPIDHDKDDYMDDILGSIPPSILVGNHQNGTLHLAKGTNYETLLDNDHNLFEGIISSNDGIRSSSSMSHVASSVSKPDHLPMLPLKRTLPSLYWTDEDMAVPSSSKRFQGDINGDESVVGNDGNSSIVTLLSQLPQTSQLHQHTMLGSMGNGIFRPPYQIPGMNWYS; this is encoded by the exons ATGGAAAGCACTGATTCATCCACAGGAGGTGCCggaggcggcggcggcggctcTCAACAACCAAACCTTCCACCAGGGTTCCGGTTCCACCCCACAGATGAAGAGCTAGTTGTTCACTACCTCAAGAAAAAGACCACTTCTGCTCCTCTCCCTATGGCGATTATTGCAGAAGTTGATCTTTACAAGTTTGATCCATGGGAATTACCAG CTAAGGCCACGTTTGGTGAACAAGAATGGTACTTTTTTAGTCCGAGGGACCGGAAGTACCCAAATGGAACTAGGCCAAACAGGGCAGCAACTTCAGGGTATTGGAAGGCTACGGGAACTGATAAGCCAATATTAACTTTAGGTGGTACACAGAAAGTTGGGGTAAAAAAAGCCCTGGTCTTCTATGGTGGTAAGCCTCCTAAAGGGATCAAAACCAATTGGATCATGCACGAATACCGGTTAGCTGATAACAAAGTCAAAAACAAGCCACCAGGATGTGACTTGGGAAACAAGAAAAACTCCTTGAGG CTTGATGATTGGGTGTTATGTCGaatatacaagaaaaacaaCACACATAGACCAATAGATCACGATAAAGATGATTATATGGATGATATTCTTGGATCAATACCGCCTTCGATACTGGTTGGTAACCATCAGAATGGAACACTTCATCTTGCTAAAGGCACAAACTATGAGACATTGCTTGACAATGACCATAATTTATTCGAAGGAATAATAAGCAGCAATGATGGCATCAGAAGCAGCAGTTCTATGTCTCACGTGGCTTCTTCAGTATCCAAGCCAGATCACCTACCCATGCTTCCACTCAAAAGAACACTCCCATCACTGTATTGGACCGACGAGGACATGGCTGTCCCTTCATCAAGTAAGAGATTTCAAGGGGATATTAATGGAGATGAAAGTGTTGTGGGGAATGATGGGAATAGTTCCATAGTTACTCTTCTCAGTCAACTTCCACAGACATCTCAATTGCACCAACACACAATGCTGGGGTCTATGGGAAATGGAATTTTTAGGCCACCATATCAAATTCCAGGCATGAACTGGTACTCTTAA